One Panicum virgatum strain AP13 chromosome 9K, P.virgatum_v5, whole genome shotgun sequence genomic region harbors:
- the LOC120650862 gene encoding xyloglucan galactosyltransferase KATAMARI1 homolog yields the protein MPPAAAAMSKSGAVSRPCFFLVAAAALWVLTLYLRLLAVMSVPGAFTGRAASLVAAEGNGSGSGGDPCRGRYVYIHDLPPRFNADILRGCAAASDRWAGMCEDVGNAGLGRPLSGGALTGETGWYATHQFALDAIFHARVRQYGCLTNDSSAAAAVFVPFYAGFEFARHVWGYDNAARDAAARDLARWLARRPEWRRAGGRDHFLVAGRTGWDFRRDAYPNATWGTNLFLLPAVKNMTFLVVETATMGWGNDLAVPYPTYFHPRTDSDVLNWQHRIRNADRWWFMSFVGAARPDDPRSIRSQVMDQCRASPACRQLGCASGTAQCHYPGDIMVLFQSSTFCLQPPGDSASRRSTFDAMVAGCIPVFFQPRSAYLQYRWHLPKDHATYSVFIPAESVRSGNVSVEAELRKIPAAAVEKMREEVIKLVPRLVYADPRYKLETVKDAFDVAMDGVLERIAEPPERQIGSYWR from the coding sequence ATGCCGCCCGCAGCAGCAGCGATGAGCAAATCCGGCGCCGTGTCCCGGCCTTGCTtcttcctcgtcgccgccgcggcgttgtGGGTCCTGACGCTCTACCTGCGCCTCCTCGCCGTGATGAGCGTGCCCGGCGCGTTCACGGGGCGCGCGGCGTCGCTCGTCGCGGCCGAGGGgaacggcagcggcagcggcggcgatccCTGCCGCGGCCGGTACGTCTACATCCACGACCTGCCCCCGCGGTTCAACGCCGACATCCTCCGCGGCTGCGCCGCGGCCAGCGACCGGTGGGCCGGCATGTGCGAGGACGTGGGCAACGCCGGCCTCGGGCGGCCGCTCTCCGGCGGCGCGCTCACGGGCGAGACCGGGTGGTACGCCACGCACCAGTTCGCGCTGGACGCCATCTTCCACGCCCGGGTGCGCCAGTACGGCTGCCTCACCAACGATtcctccgcggcggccgccgtgtTCGTCCCCTTCTACGCCGGCTTCGAGTTCGCCCGCCACGTCTGGGGCTACGACAACGCGGCGcgggacgccgccgcgcgcgaccTGGCGCGCTGGCTCGCGCGGCGGCCCGAGTGGCGCCGGGCCGGCGGCCGCGACCACTTCCTCGTGGCGGGGCGGACCGGGTGGGACTTCCGGCGAGACGCCTACCCCAACGCCACCTGGGGCACcaacctcttcctcctcccggccGTCAAGAACATGACCTTCCTCGTCGTCGAGACGGCCACCATGGGCTGGGGCAACGACCTGGCCGTGCCGTACCCGACCTATTTCCACCCGCGCACCGACTCCGACGTGCTCAACTGGCAGCACCGGATCCGGAACGCCGACCGCTGGTGGTTCATGTCCTTcgtgggcgcggcgcggccggacgaCCCGCGCTCGATCCGGTCGCAGGTCATGGACCAGTGCCGTGCGTCGCCGGCGTGCCGGCAGCTCGGGTGCGCCTCCGGGACGGCCCAGTGCCACTACCCGGGCGACATCATGGTGCTGTTCCAGAGCTCCACCTTCTGCCTCCAGCCGCCGGGGGACTCGGCGTCGCGGCGGTCCACGTTCGACGCCATGGTCGCCGGCTGCATCCCGGTGTTCTTCCAGCCGCGGTCAGCGTACCTCCAGTACAGGTGGCACCTGCCCAAGGACCACGCCACGTACTCGGTGTTCATACCGGCGGAGAGCGTGCGCTCCGGGAACGTgagcgtcgaggcggagctGAGGAAGATACCGGCGGCGGCAGTAGAGAAGATGAGGGAGGAGGTCATCAAGCTCGTGCCGAGGCTGGTGTACGCCGACCCGAGATACAAGCTCGAGACTGTCAAGGACGCGTTCGACGTCGCCATGGATGGCGTCTTGGAGAGAATAGCGGAGCCGCCGGAGAGGCAAATAGGGTCCTACTGGCGGTGA
- the LOC120648598 gene encoding xyloglucan galactosyltransferase KATAMARI1 homolog gives MKRHNAGELPLSSAPAPAGDGIKRVTEKEEAEDKMDKYDKGRIRCSRLCFLFALAATVTILARHCYEAGLGRGGNAGVVRIEAAHGPPPPPSLHRDRKIAPIARREPPVSDRSPSAPADAVDDASWKASASESAQPDDGDKKPTKEKGSSPSASHGNKYGGHPFARALAAADNKDDLCGGQYIYVQELPARFNKDMVQKCDSLSPWTDMCRYTTNGGFGPLLRGGKGAFQGTGTGWYDTDEPALDIIFHERVKRYECLTDDPSLAAAVFVPFYAGLDVARHLWGTNVSARDELALDLAGLLAARPEWRAMGGRDHFFVAGRATWDFRREAGGQSGWGSKLLNLPAARNMTALVVEASPWHLNDVAVPYPTAFHPASDEDLFFWQDRVRALNRTYLFSLAGVARPGDAKSIEGHLVDQCKASPASCALMECSTTAGPDNKCESPAAVMRLFQSSTFCLLPRGGTDTRRAAFDAVLAGCIPVFFHPSSAYVQYSWFLPRSHTDYSVYIPEEDVRRNASVEERLRKVSPEVVRTMRDTVVGLIPSVTYSDTTSRLETTVKDAFDIAVAAMINRVTKLRRGIAEGRPEEEKQERYSWKYPLLAEGQKVEDPHEWDPLFN, from the coding sequence ATGAAGCGGCACAACGCGGGCGAGCTGCCGCtgtcgtcggcgccggcgccagcggGCGACGGCATCAAGCGGGTGAcggagaaggaggaggcggaggacaaGATGGACAAGTACGACAAGGGGCGGATCCGCTGCTCCCGGCTCTGCTTCCTGTTCGCGCTCGCCGCCACAGTTACCATCCTCGCGCGCCACTGCTACGAAGCCGGGCTCGGCCGCGGTGGCAATGCCGGCGTCGTGCGCATCGAGGCCGCGcacggtccgccgccgccgccgtcgctgcatCGCGACCGGAAGATAGCTCCGATCGCTCGGCGAGAGCCGCCGGTCTCCGATCGTTCCCCCTCGGCTCCTGCCGACGCCGTCGACGACGCGTCGTGGAAGGCTTCGGCGTCGGAATCGGCTCAGCCTGACGATGGAGACAAGAAGCCGACGAAGGAGAAGGGCTCGTCGCCCTCGGCGTCTCACGGCAACAAGTACGGCGGCCACCCCTTCGCCCGCGCGCTGGCGGCCGCCGACAACAAGGACGACCTGTGCGGCGGGCAGTACATCTACGTGCAGGAGCTGCCGGCCCGCTTCAACAAGGACATGGTCCAGAAGTGCGACAGCCTCTCGCCGTGGACGGACATGTGCAGGTACACGACCAACGGCGGCTTCGGCccgctgctccgcggcggcaagGGCGCGTTCCAGGGCACCGGCACCGGCTGGTACGACACCGACGAGCCCGCACTGGACATCATCTTCCACGAGCGGGTCAAACGGTACGAGTGCCTCACCGACGACCCCTCCCTCGCGGCCGCCGTCTTCGTGCCCTTCTACGCCGGCCTCGACGTCGCGCGGCACCTCTGGGGCACCAACGTCTCCGCGCGGGACGAGCTGGCGCTGGACCTGGCGGGCCTgctcgccgcgcgccccgaATGGCGGGCCATGGGTGGGCGCGACCACTTCTTCGTCGCCGGCCGCGCCACGTGGGACTTCCGGCGGGAGGCCGGCGGCCAGTCCGGGTGGGGGAGCAAGCTGCTCAACCTCCCCGCCGCCAGGAACATGACCGCGCTCGTCGTGGAGGCCAGCCCGTGGCACCTCAACGACGTCGCCGTCCCGTACCCGACCGCGTTTCACCCGGCGAGCGACGAGGACCTCTTCTTCTGGCAGGACCGGGTGCGCGCGCTCAACCGCACCTACCtcttctccctcgccggcgTGGCGCGGCCCGGCGACGCCAAGTCCATCGAGGGCCACCTCGTCGACCAGTGCAAGGCGTCGCCCGCCAGCTGCGCGCTCATGGAGTGCAGCACCACGGCCGGTCCGGACAACAAGTGCGAGTCCCCGGCCGCGGTCATGAGGCTGTTCCAGAGCTCGACGTTCTGCCTCCTGCCGCGCGGCGGCACCGacacgcgccgcgccgccttcgACGCCGTGCTCGCCGGCTGCATCCCGGTGTTCTTCCACCCCTCCTCGGCGTACGTCCAGTACAGCTGGTTCCTGCCCAGGAGCCACACAGACTACTCGGTGTACATCCCCGAGGAGGACGTGCGCAGGAACGCGAGCGTGGAGGAGAGGCTCCGGAAAGTGTCGCCGGAGGTGGTGCGGACGATGAGGGACACCGTCGTCGGCCTCATTCCGTCCGTGACATACAGCGACACGACGTCGAGGCTCGAGACGACGGTGAAGGACGCGTTCGACATCGCCGTGGCGGCCATGATCAACAGGGTGACCAAGCTGAGGAGAGGCATCGCGGAGGGTCGACcggaggaggagaagcaggAGAGGTATAGCTGGAAGTACCCGTTGTTGGCAGAAGGGCAGAAGGTTGAGGATCCTCATGAATGGGATCCCCTGTTCAATTAG